From the genome of Cherax quadricarinatus isolate ZL_2023a chromosome 54, ASM3850222v1, whole genome shotgun sequence, one region includes:
- the LOC128699164 gene encoding zinc finger protein 729: MHSHSHTAKNKYECDDCGKVFSLKRYLNIHKVSHVSEKYKCEECGILFTGKNYLEKHKASHSDQETLAHTLPLGDISESSNTVNSKVDCHTSDKSSVNEHKISNSIKKIFKCRECGKLFTLRRYLNKHKSIHILEKHFKCEDCGKQFSRRGYLNKHKLIHTGKTKKHSCEECGKVYVNKRSLEWHKAVHTDKRYECDQCGKFFLHMTYLSQHKNVHTQDKKYECDECGKVFLWKRKLTDHKLIHTAEEHECNVRGKNFIQESSLTEHKLAHILEKLECEAPATLCVQQEQLDKHNSTLTHEVKCTCEQCNKSVSKESYLIQHEVIHKGVTKFECDECGKLFTLKSYLNKHKLSHKGEKFQCEECGKVFSRKCYLHKHRLIHTDHSEMYSCEDCGKSSTKKVNITRHRVVHTDKRYKCNECGKLFLHKAYLTHHKNIHTGEKTYKCDECGKVFLWKSNLVDHKVFHTGVKKYECEMCGKLFFQKSQLTEHKLIHTGEKKYACEKCGKLFTLRRYLNKHKSIHVSEKHFKCEECGKQFSRRGYLNKHKLTHTAKTKEYSCEECGKVYVNKRSLEWHKAVHTDKRYECDQCGKFFLHKTYLSQHKNVHTQDKKYECDKCGKVFLWKRKLTDHKLSHSTERYECEICRKLFVHKRYFIEHLVIHTGEKKYQCEECGKMFPLKSYLQKHKIIHTGQKKYECEKCDRIFTKKSSLNKHVSSHVSEQYECYIECDIVDMMC; encoded by the coding sequence ATGcattcacacagtcacacagcaaaaAACAAGTATGAATGTGATGATTGTGGAAAAGTGTTTTCTCTAAAAAGGTACCTGAACATTCACAAGGTCAGTCATGTAAGTGAGAAATATAAATGTGAGGAATGTGGAATACTTTTTACAGGGAAGAACTACCTTGAGAAACATAAGGCGAGTCACTCAGACCAGGAGACACTTGCTCACACACTGCCACTCGGTGATATAAGTGAGAGCAGCAACACTGTCAACAGTAAAGTGGACTGTCACACAAGTGACAAGTCTTCTGTTAACGAACATAAAATAAGTAATTCTATCAAGAAAATCTTCAAATGCAGAGAATGTGGAAAACTGTTCACTTTAAGGAGATATCTTAACAAGCATAAAAGTATTCACATACTTGAGAAACACTTTAAATGTGAAGACTGTGGAAAACAGTTCTCTCGGAGAGGCTACCTTAATAAGCACAAGCTCATTCACACTGGTAAGACAAAGAAGCACTCATGTGAGGAGTGTGGGAAAGTGTATGTTAATAAGAGAAGTCTGGAGTGGCATAAAGCTGTACACACAGACAAGAGATATGAATGTGACCaatgtggcaagttcttcctTCATATGACTTATCTTAGTCAACATAAAAATGTCCACACGCAAGACAAAAAGTATGAATGTGATGAGTGTGGGAAAGTGTTCTTGTGGAAGAGGAAACTTACTGATCATAAGCTAATTCACACTGCTGAAGAGCATGAATGTAATGTACGTGGCAAAAATTTTATTCAAGAGAGTAGTCTCACTGAGCATAAACTTGCCCATATTTTGGAAAAGCTAGAATGTGAAGCacctgctacactgtgtgttcaACAGGAACAACTTGATAAGCATAATAGCACTCTCACACATGAGGTAAAGTGTACATGTGAGCAATGTAACAAATCAGTCTCGAAAGAGAGTTACCTCATCCAGCATGAAGTTATACACAAAGGTGTAACAAAGTTTGAGTGTGATGAATGTGGAAAACTTTTTACTTTGAAAAGCTACCTTAATAAGCATAAGCTTAGCCACAAAGGTGAGAAATTTCAGTGTGAGGAGTGCGGCAAAGTGTTTTCTCGTAAGTGTTACCTTCACAAGCATCGGCTTATTCACACAGATCACAGTGAAATGTACTCGTGTGAGGACTGTGGAAAATCATCTACTAAGAAGGTTAATATTACTAGGCACAGAGTTGTTCACACTGACAAGAGGTACAAGTGTAATGAATGTGGAAAACTGTTTCTTCACAAAGCGTACCTCACTCACCATAAAAACATTCATACAGGTGAAAAAACATACAAGTGTGATGAATGCGGGAAGGTTTTCTTATGGAAGAGTAATCTTGTAGATCATAAGGTATTCCACACAGGTGTTAAAAAGTATGAGTGTGAAATGTGTGGGAAACTGTTCTTCCAAAAGAGTCAGCTAACTGAGCATAAACTTATTCACACAGGTGAAAAAAAATATGCATGTGAGAAATGTGGAAAACTGTTCACTTTAAGGAGATATCTTAACAAGCATAAAAGTATTCATGTAAGTGAGAAACACTTTAAATGTGAGGAATGTGGTAAACAGTTCTCTCGGAGAGGCTACCTTAATAAGCACAAGCTCACTCACACTGCTAAGACAAAGGAGTACTCATGCGAGGAGTGTGGGAAAGTATATGTTAATAAGAGAAGTCTGGAGTGGCATAAAGCTGTACACACAGACAAGAGATATGAATGTGACCAGTGTGGCAAGTTCTTCCTTCATAAGACCTATCTTAGTCAACATAAAAATGTTCACACGCAAGACAAAAAGTACGAATGTGACAAGTGTGGGAAGGTGTTCTTGTGGAAGAGGAAACTTACTGATCATAAGCTATCCCATTCAACTGAGAGGTATGAATGTGAGATATGTAGAAAGTTGTTTGTGCACAAGAGATACTTCATAGAGCATCTGGTCATTCACACAGGAGAGAAGAAATATCAGTGTGAGGAATGTGGTAAAATGTTCCCTCTGAAGAGTTATCTTCAGAAACACAAGATCATTCACACTGGTCAGAAAAAGTATGAATGTGAAAAATGTGACAGAATCTTCACAAAGAAAAGTAGCCTTAACAAACATGTTAGTAGTCATGTTAGCGAGCAGTATGAGTGTTATATAGAGTGTGACATAGTAGACATGATGTGCTAG